A DNA window from Choristoneura fumiferana chromosome 24, NRCan_CFum_1, whole genome shotgun sequence contains the following coding sequences:
- the LOC141441773 gene encoding protein phosphatase 1 regulatory subunit 36-like, which yields MGDADGDDDDIRASPYDNGYWVWSDTNCMLEFKSNNLSQSISNVTIPPAMIAGVLQFNDDPDLIEQFRFQKRFQRKTKDNDVVKLQDVKDVALFTAPSALFTKDIILLFHKPAMDRFLRALIFYCQYFLQISDELNHRALDAKIKTANSKRIVEEFRENLQDARLIVAKEYSSMSMGGEDFQSYHHMGANKMSSLSAKDAVRFEKMLRFCVQVVWIVLGRVSLVEIEVEINRLFKSDKYNFAKHKYNHRASLSHEDRSLILGECLDDMGMLRSLSPLMNEVFCHSEGRLIDARLLGLAVLKQNNLQPRLKYFEYMLVLPEEKLQSANITLGILGAQRSSFDSMLKLIKESHGSRSTSASSMVMTKRASRVSTASIVSSRFTVGKLYADIVLPEKEFETDFTDEFPTEMYPRKQIDKVQKKKWLNRVIRKSATNVANRKN from the coding sequence ATGGGTGATGCTGATGGTGATGACGATGATATTCGAGCGAGCCCTTATGATAACGGGTACTGGGTGTGGAGTGACACAAACTGCATGTTAGAATTCAAGAGCAACAACTTGTCTCAAAGCATCTCCAATGTAACTATACCTCCAGCTATGATAGCAGGAGTTTTACAATTCAACGACGATCCTGACTTGATAGAACAGTTTAGATTCCAAAAACGCTTCCAGAGGAAAACTAAAGACAACGACGTGGTAAAGCTTCAAGATGTCAAAGATGTCGCTCTATTCACAGCACCTTCAGCTTTGTTTACAAAGGACATCATACTCCTGTTCCACAAACCTGCTATGGATCGATTTCTGAGGGCTCTGATATTTTACTGCCAATACTTTCTCCAAATCTCAGATGAATTGAATCATCGTGCGTTAGATGCGAAAATCAAGACTGCAAACAGTAAAAGAATAGTAGAAGAATTCCGCGAGAACCTTCAGGACGCTAGACTCATCGTGGCTAAGGAATACAGCTCAATGAGTATGGGTGGCGAAGATTTTCAGTCATACCATCATATGGGAGCTAATAAAATGTCTTCATTGTCAGCTAAGGATGCCGTTAGGTTTGAGAAGATGCTACGATTTTGTGTCCAGGTTGTGTGGATAGTGCTTGGTAGAGTGTCTCTTGTGGAGATCGAGGTAGAAATCAACCGTCTGTTCAAATCTGATAAGTATAATTTTGCCAAACACAAGTACAACCACCGGGCTTCCTTGAGTCATGAGGATCGATCGTTAATACTGGGAGAGTGCCTGGACGATATGGGGATGCTCAGGTCCCTGTCACCTCTAATGAACGAAGTGTTCTGTCACAGTGAGGGTCGTCTTATCGACGCCCGCCTGCTCGGACTTGCAGTTCTGAAGCAAAACAATTTACAGCCTCGGCTCAAATATTTCGAATACATGCTGGTTTTACCTGAAGAGAAGCTTCAAAGTGCTAACATAACACTGGGAATCCTCGGTGCCCAGCGTAGCTCTTTTGATTCAATGCTAAAATTAATAAAGGAAAGCCATGGTTCTCGAAGCACATCTGCTTCCTCCATGGTTATGACTAAAAGAGCATCCAGAGTATCCACGGCTAGTATCGTGAGCTCCAGGTTCACGGTGGGTAAACTTTATGCAGATATTGTACTGCCTGAGAAAGAATTTGAAACAGACTTTACAGATGAGTTTCCTACAGAGATGTATCCTCGGAAACAAATTGACAAGGTCCAGAAGAAGAAATGGCTGAATCGTGTTATACGTAAATCAGCTACAAATGTGGCCAACAGAAAGAACTGA